In the Natronoglycomyces albus genome, CGCCTGCGATTTAGTTGGGGCTCATGGGAATCGCGCCAAGTATCGTCGGTGGCGGGCGCGATGTAGGAATGGAATTTAAGAGCGCGAAACCGTCGCATGTGCCGTGGGGCCGTCTGTGTTTGGCGCCTCCGAATTCATAACAGCCACTACCATTGTGGACAAACATATGCGGGAGGTAACTCTCCCCAGCAGATAGCCGGTGGTGATTCGCGGTGCGCATGGAACCTAGACAGCAGATCCTGATCCTGTGGAAAGCCCTGCTGAATTACTCCAATGACGGAGAAAACTGGACCTGGGAGGGCCGCGTACCCTCCGACTCCATCTCCGATGCCCAACAGCTCTTTTGCCTGCTCTACCCGGCCCAGGTCATTAAGGACCTGCGCTTTACCGACCCCAATAGCACCTCAGAGGACGTACTCGAAGCCCTCAGTCCCCTCGGTGACGCCGTCACGATCCCGCTCAAAGTCCTCGACATCATCCGCGAATACCTACGCCGCAACGCCGACGCGGACGGGCGACCTCTCTACCATGGCGCGGGCAATATGCGCCCCACTGACCGCAGTGCAACCGCCAGTGAAGCCCAACTGCGCGTGGACTGCGTGGAGAGCTATTCGCTGTCCATCTCCATTTGCCTGGCGGCCCTGTCGTTCATTGTCCGCTTCCGTAACGAGACGCACCGCCGTGACCTCGCCGATGATCTCGACCAAGCCGAACTGGCAGCCCGCCGCCGCCTGACTGGGGCGCTCACCGGCCTTCTGCGCAGCTTCTCGGTCTACACCTTTGACGCCACCTCGCCTGAGGGACGAACTCTCTCCGAATTCATTCACACCGAGGATGTGCCCGTCTCGCGACTGCCCGAGATCTTTCGCGAACGGATGCGCGACGTCGAAGCCAACCTCTATGGTGTCCAAACCGGATCTGGCCGTCCCCGCGACCTGGAGTACTCCAATAAGCTCTTCGAGGTCGGCTGGTCCTGGGGCGTGATCGAAAATGCCCCCGTCATCGAACTCACCGCCGGTGTCTCCCATCAAGAGGAAGGCGTCGCCCAAGACGCGCCCTACCTGTACTTCACCGTGATGGCGCTCGAAAGCATCATGGATCTCTTCTCCTCCTCCGTCATGCGAGAAGGACTCGTGCGTGACGAGGAACTGTGGCTCGTCCAAGCTCTGCAATACCGCTGGGACATCACGCAACGCTACTGGGCCACCATCGCCTCCTTCGGAGATGGCCGACGCTGGCCACTGGAGGACCTTCCCTGGCGTACCTCCGACGGTGAGGAATACGACTACTACAACCTCCTCGTCTGCGCCATCGTCACCCGCGAGTTCGCCCGCTTGCCCGGCGATGAGAATCTACAACGCGTGGGGGCTGTGCTCTCCGAGCTGGCCAATCGCGGCCGCATTACCCGCCGCGCCATGAAAGGCGAACAGAACACCCGCTGGCATTTCCCCGGCATTCCCACCTCACTAGACGGCATCGAAAAACTCGACGGACCCAGTATGACCTGGTACTCCGTCGACTTCCCGGCCCTGTTGCTCAAACGATGCATTCACACCGCCTCTTTTATGAATGACATTCCGCAGCGGGCCCGCATGCTGCAACTGGTCGATGAAATATGGGCCCACCTAGAGACGCGCCGTATACGCTCCGGACCCGGAGCGCAACTGTGGGACCAACCCGCCCAAGCCTTCGACGCCATCTCCCGCACATTCGATCGGCCCTCCTGGCACGTCAACATGCGGGTCATGGAGGCCCTTGTCCAAGCAACCCTACAAACGGCGGAGCCGCCGGCCCGTAGTTCGCAGCTCGAACAACTTGCCCGCGAGATGCTGGCCGAAGCCGAACACCTCTACGATCAGGAGCTACTCACCGGCTCGGCTCGCTCTGGGCCCACCCTGAGCGAGCAGGTCCGCGTGTGGGGCCACAGCATCAACCGCGCCAAGTCGATTCTGGAATCCCGACCGGCCACCGCCTACGCCATCGTGTCCAATGTGCTGGTGGAACTGGATCAGCACATTGACGCTCGTGAAGCGGCAATGAGGGGAGAGTTAACGACATGCTGGTCTTTTCCACCTCGGACAAAGGCGGAACCGGAAGGTCGGTCACCAGCGCGAACGTGGCCTACCGGGCGGCCCTGCAAGGAAACAACGTCTGCTATGTCGATTTCGACTTCGGATCCCCCACCGCCGGGGCGGTTTTCTCGATCGACCACCTGTTGCACGGCACCGAAAGCAACGGCGTCCACTCCTATTTGCAAGGGCGCGCCGCCGAACCGGTTCGCCAAGCCGTATGGGGAGCCTCCGGCCGGGACGTGTTGCGTACGAGGCCCGATCGGGCCGGAGAACTGGTCCTTATGCCCGGTGACCACTCTGGCGGTGAATTTCCCGGAAATCAAGGCGTGGTCGATGCCTGTATGAAGCTGTTCTTGGCTCTAGAGCAGGAATTCGACGTTTCCTTTATCGACCTGAGCGCCGGGCGTTCCCACGCCACCGAGGTAGCGATGGCCGCCACAGCGTCGGACACGATTCGCCGCCGTGTCAAGACCCGCTGGCTGGTGTTTCACCGCTGGACCCGGCAGCATGTCATCGCCGCCGACAGCCTAGTGCGCGGCGAGCGCGGCCTACTACAGACCGGAGTCGCGCACGGTCACGACGAACGCGCGCTGGAACAGTGCATCAAGTTCGTCCGAACCGCCGTGGCCGACCCGAACTCCAAGGAGATGGCCGGACTCGCCCCAACTCAGGTCTCATGGCTGCGCCAGTGCGATTCCGACCTACACCGCCTGGCCAAGGAATACCGGGTCGGACGCATCAATCTGCTCGACACCGTCCCGCTGGACCCGGTCTTGCAATGGCGCGAACAGCTGCTCACCGACGTCGATGTCCACAATCGCAAGATCGCCAACCACAAGACCGTGGACGCTTTCGACCGGCTGGCCAAGAGCATCACCGACGACGAGGCCTGGCCGCGCATGTAAAGCCACTGGAGCGTGAGTATGGAAACCGATGTTGAATACACCGAACACGACGGGGACCTCGAAGTCGAGCGCCTGGGCATGTCCCACCTGTCGGTCGAACTGGGACATCTGTACGCCGACGACTTCACCGGCTCGGCCGACCGCCTCTTCGAACAAATGTGCGCTGCGGCGGGCTGGTATGAGGCGGCCAAGGCTGAACTATCCCGCAAACTCGGCAGCCGCCGCATGCGCGTGAGCACCTGCTATCTGATCGACGACTATCAGGCCCGCCAGATCCCCAGGCCCGTCGAAGCTATCGCCCTGCTACTCAAAGCCGCCCATGAGGCCGGGGTAACGATCGACTACATCGGCCGCGAGTCCGCGTGCGCTCTCATCGAGACCAGGAACGAATTTGCCGCCGACTCCACCCATGAAATCGAAATCGCCCGCCTCGTAGCCGGGCAGATCGTCCAGGAACCCCCTCAAGGCGCCACTGGTTTCCGCCCCCGAGTTGAAGAATCGGGCTGGCTGTGCAACGGCCGCCGCTCACCCGGGCAGAACCTAGAAGCGATGGGCGAACCCTCCCGCTGGGAAGCCCCGGAACAGTACGCCCGGTCGCGCCTGGGGCACACCATTTTCCTTGACACCCAATTGTGGGAAGACAAACCAGACGACCGCATCTGGACCTGCCCCATGCTCGCCGCCGTGTGGCAGCTGCTGCGGCTGGGGCTCTTGCGCAACCACGGCCGCAGTGTCGCCCAACCGGAGTTCATTGACTTCCCCGCTGCGATCTCGGGTCCCGACAAGAACCTGCCATTGCATGTCAAAGCCGAGCGCGCCGCGAAGCTGACCAGCGATGACGAGGACATGTGGTTGCCAGATGAATGGCACAAAATGCCCGCGGTATTGCAGGTGAACCCGGAAGCGCGTCCGTTTACCGCCTATCGGACGATGAGCATCATGTCCGGAGCCTTCCTCGAAACCGAACACGCCGTCCGGACGATCTGCTCCATGGTCCAAGTCTCGGAGGAGGTCCGCCAGGTGGTGCAAGAATCAGCCGACCGCGAAGGTGTCTTCTGCCTGCCGCCAGAAGTCCCCGACCGCATCAGCTACGTCTTTCAAGGGCATTGGTAAGCCGCCGAGGGCTCACCTAGGCGACCTCAGTAACGGAGCCGCCCCACATCTGCCGAGGTTGAATAACCGCGGCTTTGCATGCTGAGCAATTCCCGTGTCAGGGCAGTGGCCGAGCTGTTGACACGGCCTTCGATCTGTCGGGTCAGCGTCTCCCACTGCCGGGTGAAGCCGGGCACCTTGTCCAAGGCCTCCCACACAAACCACAGCGACTCGTTCACTCGGGCCTTGGGCATCCACAGGTGCATGAGGTGATCGACCACTGGTTGCAGCATCCGCAGCGTTTCTTCGGGATTCCGGTTCGTGAACGGAGCCCGCTCCAACTCGGCCAGCAAAGTGGTCAAGAGCCAATCGTGGACAGCGACGTCTTCGGCCGCATGTGCCAACGCCAAGGAGTCGGGCTCATCAGTCACGAAGTACAGCAACCGGTCGGTGGGGCTGTCGAGCGTCAGCGACACCGGTGCGGCCTCGGGCGCGTAGCGTTTCGGGATCGCGATCCAGCGCAGCTTCGTGCGCGCCGTACGCAGAGGGGACTCCCGATCCAGCAACGAATGCGCCTGCACCTCGTGAAAGATGTGGGTGGCCAACGCCGTGGTGTCCAGATGCTTCGGTCCCTGCTGCGCGCGCAGCAAACCGCCAATGAGGCGCTGCGGGTCGCTTTGGGAAATACTTTCGACCTTTCCAGGCTGGGAGAGATAGTACGACCACGGCATACGGCGGGCCTTGGTGCCGATTTTGATGGATCCGTACGTGCTTCCCTGCAACAGGTGTCCGCCGGTGATGGTGGCCCGCGAATTCATGGTGCCGATGACCCGCACCGAACCGTTGTGACCATTGGCCCGGCGTGCGTGCAAGTCCTCATTCTTAGGCGCGAGCGGAACCAAACAGTCAACCCCGGTCAACAACGTAGGCGAACAGGCGTGTTGGATCGGTCGCTTCCACTGCCGGGCGCGCTCTCCGGCTACCAGTGTCAACAGTTGTGAAGCTTGGTCGGTGGTGACTCCGTGCGAGTGATGTAGCAGTCCGCTGTGGATTTCACCGATGGTGATCATGGAGAGTCCTGTCGTTCGGTGATGGCGAGTCCATGTCCGTCAGGGTCAGTAAAGGCGGCGGCCCGTAGCTGGAAGTTCTGTCCCTCCAACGCATCGGCGGGTTCGCCCGCGAAGTCGACCCCATTGGTGCGCATGGTGCGGTAGGTAGATTCCAAGTCGCCGACCTCGAAGGTCAAGTGCATGATTCCCTGCGCTTCATCGGGAGCATCGTCGCGCTGCCACAGCAGGATGCGACCGAATCCGGCTTCCAACAGGGCAGCCTCGTCAGTGCGGTCGACGACGATGAGACGCAGGTTCTGGGTATAGAACTCCACGGAGCGGTCAAGGTTGGCCACCACGAGAGTGGCGGCGACGTCGCGCACGTCAGTCAACGACAGGCCCGAGGCCACCGGGCCGTTGACAGAATCGGCGCTGGCGCTGGTGACCTCGGCAGTGGCGTTGTCTGCCGGTGGATTGGCCGACGGGCTGTCGCTGGGCGCGGCCGCGTCGTGGCGTGGGCCCGAACCAGCAGCCGGCCCGAGCTCGATGGGTTCTGAGGCCGCCGGGGAACCTGATTCGGAGTGCTGGCTTGCCACGAGGTGCGAAGCCGCGGTCTTCTGCTCCTCGGAGGCCGGTTCGGGAGCGTTTTCCGGTCCGACCGGCTCGTTCGGATCCGGCTTCGGTAGATTCTCGGCCGTGGAATCGGCCAGGTCATCGGCCGCGTCAGCCTTGGCGAGAGTGTCCTTGGCGTCGGCCTTGGTAGCCTCGGACGCCGCCGGAGGCGCGTTTTCCGGCCCCACTTCGGCGGCCGGGTCGGGTTTGGGCAGGGGAGCGTCCGCGACCGTAGCCTCCGAATCGTCGGTGACGGCGGGAAGGACCGCGGTGTCGGCGGTGACTTTGGATTGCACTGCCGTAGTCGTCTCAGATTCGCTGGCGGCGCTGTTGAAAGCCTGGTCGAGGTCGTCCATCGAGTTCACTTCGGTCTTATCGACCGGTGGGGCCTGTCGAGGCGTTGGGTCGTCTTCGAAGATGAGGTCCTCGAGCCGATGTTGCGCGATTGGCGGGTGCCGGAGGGGCTCGGGAAAGTGCCGCTGGGAGAACTCGGCGGTCACAAAACCCACTGAGATGGCCAGGAATGTGAAGGAGATTAGCGCGATGTTAAGGCTTCCGGCTCCGAACGCCATGGCGCCGGTGTACCCGGCGAGGATGAGAAACGCGATCGCCCCGATGGCGTAGGAGGTCTTCCAACGCGCGCGCCGGTCGGCGTTGAGGACGGTGCCGATGGCCTCCCCACCAGCGGCATGCTGGCGATCATAGAGGACTTCCTTCTCTTCACCGTGCATCGCCCAATAGGTGAGGTTGCGCTGATACTGCAGCGACTTTTGTTGCGCGTCGGTCAGCGGGGGCAGTTTGCCGCCCTTGGTAGCGGTCGCACCCTTGGGCGCCGGACCCTTTTGTTGCGGCACCTTGCGTGCCGGAGCCTTGCGAGCCGGGGCCTTGGCCCGCTGGGCCGGTGGCTTCCGTGCACCGCCACCCCGCGCGGGCTTTGGTGCCTGTCGCGGCGGTTGCCGTGGGGGCTGGCGCATAGTATTTAGCCACCTACTTCATGCGTGCTGGAGTCGGTTGTACGGGCGGGTTTTCGGTGTGCCTGGTCCCGACGCGAAGCCTGGGCGCTTTAGCGGTCGACATCGGCGACCGTCTTGGCCCGTGCCACGGGTTAGATGCCCAGGATTCAACGCCCGCACCATTGTTCTTCCGGCAGTTTCGGAGCAGAGGTCAATTCACGGCTGCTATCGCGCTGGCTTGCGCGTTGCCCCCGTTCGCCTCATACCACTGGTTCACGGGTGCCTGGCGAGAGCCCACCTGAATAATTCTCCCCCGAAATGGCGGGATGTCTGAAATGCTACGTGGACCTTGCCACAGACACAAGGTCGCAATCTGCACGTGCAGTAATCCGACACATTCCGCGTGCAGTAATCTGGTGTGTGTCCAGTTGCGGTCGTGGCCCTCAGTGCCCTCGCAGCCGGACTGTCTTTTCTCAATTCGAATCGCACGCGCGTCGGTGCTGACATCCGCAATTTTCTCCCTGAGTGTCCCATCGTCGTCGCGGTTAGGGGTGCAGCACATGTCCGAGAATCAGCGGACACTGGTCCTCATCAAGCCGGACGCTGTTGAGCGTGGCCTGGTGGGAGACATTATCGCTCGTCTGGAGCGCAAGGGCCTGAAGATCACCGCCCTGCAAATGCGCACTATGGACAGTGAATTGGCGGAGGCTCACTACGAGGAACACCTCAACAAGCCATTCTTCCCGGGGCTGAAGGAATTCATGACCTCTAAGCCACTGGTGAGCCTGATAGTCGAAGGCGATCAAGCGATTTCGGTAGTGCGACTTCTCGCCGGAGCCACCGATGCTCGCAAGGCGGAGCCAGGCACCATTCGTGGAGACTTCGGGCTGTCCAACCAGCTCAACCTTATCCACGCTTCGGACTCCGAAGAGTCGGCAAAGCGCGAAATTGACCTGTGGTTCTCCTAAACCAAACCCGGATAACTCAGGTCGGGCAGCCCGGCGGTGACCTCATAGCGATCCGGTCTTGGGACATTGCCGCTTAAGACGACCAAATGCGAAGAGGTGGGGCGAGAAGCACAATGCTTCTCGCCCCACCTCTTGAGCTACCTAGGCGAACCACCACAGATCAGTCGCCCTAGCGCTATGTGTGCGCAGACGGCTAGATCAGTCGCGGCGGTTGCGGCCAGACGGCGGCGGCGTAATCCCGTGTCCGGGATTGGCTCCCGGCCCAAAGGTGACGCCGGTGCCCGGGTCAATTTCAGATCCGGGATAGGTAGGTGGGACTGGTGGAGATTCGTGCGCCGGACGCTGTGAATGATGGCGGCTACGGGTCACAAGGAGCGTGATCATTCCCGCGATAGCCGCAGCGATCACGATTCCGACGATCAGGACTGCTGAGATCATGTCGTTTTGTCCCTTCCCGAGAGGATCAGCCAGGAGCTGACTTCAGCTGCCCTCCCATGGCGTCCTCATAGCCTGTCGGCGCGGTCGCCAACGTGGCTACCCGCCTGCCGGGCAGGGCAACACCGGGAAAGCCTCCACAAGGCGTTGCCGTGGTGGCAAGGTCCTAGTGCTTCCTGACATATATCAAGAGTATCGAATGAGCTACTGATAGTCACGCCCTGCGGGTCGATAAATCTTGATTTGTCAGGTTTGGGAAGAGTGTGGTCACCCCTAAAAGAATCAAGCGCACGTTGCGACCACGTGGCTGGGGCCCATTGACTACCACTTAAGAGTGGTATCAAGACCCCGATGAGAACCGATGCGACCCAAGGGCATCCTTGGGCCGCATCCACAGTTAGTCGCGACGAGTCAGCCTGAGGACGTTTCCGACCAGCCGTAGTCCCTGGGCCTGCTGGGCGGTGAGGATGGACTCGGGATGGAACTGCACGGCGAACCACCGCAGATCCGGGTTCTCCATCGCCATGACCACGTCGTCGGTCACCGCGCTTACTTCGAACCCCTTCACAGCCTCGGGCTTGGCGTACAAGGAGTGATAGCGGGCCGCGGTCAACTGGGAGGGCAAGCCAGCAAAGATGCCGGAGGGTTCACCAGAGTCATCGAGGACGGTCACGACCCCCGGCTTTCCGTGCATCGGCTCCTCCAGCAGCGTCAACTCGCCCCCGGCGTGCTCGACCATAGCTTGCAGTCCCATGCACACCCCGAAGGCGGGAAGTCCGCGCCGGGCGATCGCGTCCAACAGCGAGGCGGTGTCGAAGTCCGTGGGGCGGCCCGGGCCCGGTGAGAGCACCACCAAGTCAGGGCGCATCGTGTCCAGGGCACTGTGGTCGAAGCCGAATCGGAGAGTCGTCACCTCGCAGCCATGTTGCCTGAAGTAGTCGCCCAAGGTGTTGACGAACGAGTCCTCATGGTCAACCAGCAGCACTCGCCGTCCCTCGCCTTGCGGCCCACCGGCCACGTCAAGGGGGGAGTCGACCTCAGCCGCAGCTCCCCGGCCCCCGGCGGCCGTCTCCAGCAGAGCCCGAGCCTTCAAGTAGGTCTCTTGCTCTTCGGCATCGGGGTCGGAGTCATACAACAGCGTCGCCCCCGCCCGCACCGCCACGAGGCCATCGCGAATCTGCGCGGTACGCAAGGTCAAACCAGTATTCATCGAGCCATCCACGCCCACGAAACCGACCGCGCCGCCATACCAACGTCGAGGAGTGGTCTCATGCCGCTCAATGAACCGCATCGCCCAGGTCTTGGGAGCCCCGGTGACCGTGACAGCCCACATGTGGGTCAAAAACGCGTCAATGGCGTCCATGCCATCACGCAACTGCCCCTCAATGTGATCGACAGTGTGGATCAGGCGCGAATACATCTCGATCTGGCGGCGTCCCAACACCTTCACCGAGCCCGGTACGCACACGCGCGCCTTGTCGTTGCGGTCCACGTCCGTGCACATGGTCAACTCGGACTCTTCCTTCGCGGAGCCGATCAACTCGGCGATGCGGGTGGCGTCCTGCAACGAATCGGCTCCGCGAGCGATCGTGCCCGCGATCGGGCACGTCTCCACCCGGCGACCCTGTACCCGCACAAACATCTCCGGGCTGGCCCCGACCAAATACTCGTCGTGCCCGAGGTTGAGAAAGAACTCATATGGGGCCGGATTGGCTTCCCGAAGGCGCTCATAGAAAGCCGCCGGAGAGTCGCATGTGGCGTACATTTCGTGGCCAGGCACGACCTCGAACAAGTTGCCCTGCTTAAACTCTTCCTTCGCGCGGCGAACCGTGTCCGCGTACTCGCCCAGCCGGGGACCCTCCGGCACCGATTCCACCGGAGTGAAAACCACCGGCTCGGTCTCGCGGTCGATCCCCGCCGTGCTCTGGCCGGCTATCTCGAACTCGTAGCGGTATACCACCGCAGTTTCGCGCTTCCGGTCCACCACATAGACCTCATCGGCCAAATGCAGCACCAGATCGCGGTCCTTCGCCGCACGCGGCTTGGAATACTCGATGGGCTCAAACTGAAACGCCAGGTCATACCCGAAAGCGCCATAGAAACCCAGGTACGGATCGTCGCAGGCCAGAGCGTCGCGCAGCGCCCGCACGGCCGAGAAGACCGTGGGTTGACGGGAGCGATCCTCCTCGCTGATGGGGCCTTCGCCGGGGGCGATGTGAATACCGACCTCGTCGGCGTCACGACTCACCGTGCCCAGTGGATCCAAAGCAGTAGCCAATGGTTCCAGCAAGAGACGGCCGCGTTGGTTGAGCGCTCGAACGGTCACATCCCGGCCCGAAGCGCTCACCTCCAACGCCGGGTTGACGTATGCCAAGTGGAAACGCGAATAGCGGCCCGGGTACTCCATGCCGGAGGACAACACGCCTCCCCGGCGCGTCTCCACCTGCTCAATGACCGCCGACAGGTCGTCGTCGCAACCTTGCGCGGTACGGCGCACGGTCACGCCCGAAGGAGTAGACAAAACGGTAGCTTCAGATGCTTTGTGAGAATTCACGACAATGAGGCCTTTACTGTTCGATGTGGCTAGAGTGCCCTGACCAGCCGCCTCACATACACGAAACGACCGCACCAGGGCGGTCGTTGCTGTAGAGATTACACACGCGTCAGCAGCGCCGCCG is a window encoding:
- a CDS encoding SCO2522 family protein; this translates as METDVEYTEHDGDLEVERLGMSHLSVELGHLYADDFTGSADRLFEQMCAAAGWYEAAKAELSRKLGSRRMRVSTCYLIDDYQARQIPRPVEAIALLLKAAHEAGVTIDYIGRESACALIETRNEFAADSTHEIEIARLVAGQIVQEPPQGATGFRPRVEESGWLCNGRRSPGQNLEAMGEPSRWEAPEQYARSRLGHTIFLDTQLWEDKPDDRIWTCPMLAAVWQLLRLGLLRNHGRSVAQPEFIDFPAAISGPDKNLPLHVKAERAAKLTSDDEDMWLPDEWHKMPAVLQVNPEARPFTAYRTMSIMSGAFLETEHAVRTICSMVQVSEEVRQVVQESADREGVFCLPPEVPDRISYVFQGHW
- a CDS encoding VOC family protein, with product MRQPPRQPPRQAPKPARGGGARKPPAQRAKAPARKAPARKVPQQKGPAPKGATATKGGKLPPLTDAQQKSLQYQRNLTYWAMHGEEKEVLYDRQHAAGGEAIGTVLNADRRARWKTSYAIGAIAFLILAGYTGAMAFGAGSLNIALISFTFLAISVGFVTAEFSQRHFPEPLRHPPIAQHRLEDLIFEDDPTPRQAPPVDKTEVNSMDDLDQAFNSAASESETTTAVQSKVTADTAVLPAVTDDSEATVADAPLPKPDPAAEVGPENAPPAASEATKADAKDTLAKADAADDLADSTAENLPKPDPNEPVGPENAPEPASEEQKTAASHLVASQHSESGSPAASEPIELGPAAGSGPRHDAAAPSDSPSANPPADNATAEVTSASADSVNGPVASGLSLTDVRDVAATLVVANLDRSVEFYTQNLRLIVVDRTDEAALLEAGFGRILLWQRDDAPDEAQGIMHLTFEVGDLESTYRTMRTNGVDFAGEPADALEGQNFQLRAAAFTDPDGHGLAITERQDSP
- a CDS encoding anthranilate synthase component I; its protein translation is MNSHKASEATVLSTPSGVTVRRTAQGCDDDLSAVIEQVETRRGGVLSSGMEYPGRYSRFHLAYVNPALEVSASGRDVTVRALNQRGRLLLEPLATALDPLGTVSRDADEVGIHIAPGEGPISEEDRSRQPTVFSAVRALRDALACDDPYLGFYGAFGYDLAFQFEPIEYSKPRAAKDRDLVLHLADEVYVVDRKRETAVVYRYEFEIAGQSTAGIDRETEPVVFTPVESVPEGPRLGEYADTVRRAKEEFKQGNLFEVVPGHEMYATCDSPAAFYERLREANPAPYEFFLNLGHDEYLVGASPEMFVRVQGRRVETCPIAGTIARGADSLQDATRIAELIGSAKEESELTMCTDVDRNDKARVCVPGSVKVLGRRQIEMYSRLIHTVDHIEGQLRDGMDAIDAFLTHMWAVTVTGAPKTWAMRFIERHETTPRRWYGGAVGFVGVDGSMNTGLTLRTAQIRDGLVAVRAGATLLYDSDPDAEEQETYLKARALLETAAGGRGAAAEVDSPLDVAGGPQGEGRRVLLVDHEDSFVNTLGDYFRQHGCEVTTLRFGFDHSALDTMRPDLVVLSPGPGRPTDFDTASLLDAIARRGLPAFGVCMGLQAMVEHAGGELTLLEEPMHGKPGVVTVLDDSGEPSGIFAGLPSQLTAARYHSLYAKPEAVKGFEVSAVTDDVVMAMENPDLRWFAVQFHPESILTAQQAQGLRLVGNVLRLTRRD
- a CDS encoding SCO2523 family variant P-loop protein; the encoded protein is MLVFSTSDKGGTGRSVTSANVAYRAALQGNNVCYVDFDFGSPTAGAVFSIDHLLHGTESNGVHSYLQGRAAEPVRQAVWGASGRDVLRTRPDRAGELVLMPGDHSGGEFPGNQGVVDACMKLFLALEQEFDVSFIDLSAGRSHATEVAMAATASDTIRRRVKTRWLVFHRWTRQHVIAADSLVRGERGLLQTGVAHGHDERALEQCIKFVRTAVADPNSKEMAGLAPTQVSWLRQCDSDLHRLAKEYRVGRINLLDTVPLDPVLQWREQLLTDVDVHNRKIANHKTVDAFDRLAKSITDDEAWPRM
- a CDS encoding SCO2521 family protein codes for the protein MITIGEIHSGLLHHSHGVTTDQASQLLTLVAGERARQWKRPIQHACSPTLLTGVDCLVPLAPKNEDLHARRANGHNGSVRVIGTMNSRATITGGHLLQGSTYGSIKIGTKARRMPWSYYLSQPGKVESISQSDPQRLIGGLLRAQQGPKHLDTTALATHIFHEVQAHSLLDRESPLRTARTKLRWIAIPKRYAPEAAPVSLTLDSPTDRLLYFVTDEPDSLALAHAAEDVAVHDWLLTTLLAELERAPFTNRNPEETLRMLQPVVDHLMHLWMPKARVNESLWFVWEALDKVPGFTRQWETLTRQIEGRVNSSATALTRELLSMQSRGYSTSADVGRLRY
- the ndk gene encoding nucleoside-diphosphate kinase, with translation MSENQRTLVLIKPDAVERGLVGDIIARLERKGLKITALQMRTMDSELAEAHYEEHLNKPFFPGLKEFMTSKPLVSLIVEGDQAISVVRLLAGATDARKAEPGTIRGDFGLSNQLNLIHASDSEESAKREIDLWFS